In the genome of Bradyrhizobium arachidis, one region contains:
- a CDS encoding LLM class flavin-dependent oxidoreductase, which translates to MSKLIQVNGFAIFSPVHLSPGLWRHPDDRSLDFSTLDYWTDVAKILEAGKFDSIFIADGIGIHDVYAGTADAALNTGAQIPKLDPMLLVSAMAHVTEHLGLGVTAPVSYEPPFTLARRFSTLDHLSKGRIAWNIVTGYSNTASRAVGRDSIMAHDPRYDLADEFLDAVYALWEGSWDDEAVVVDPIRGVIADPSRIRKVHHHGAHFKIDAIHLVHPSLQRTPFLFQAGASNRGKDFAARHAEAVFLGEHSKAPTAANVAETRARARAFGRDGRDIRFYALLTVIVGETHAEAEAKYRDYQRYIDPKGSLALLSGWTGIDLSRYSLDDPFPTVKKDNAVTSMIDSFSRSERPWTIREIIEHNGIGGRGPVIVGSPTEVADQLQAWVAETDIDGFNLSYAVTPGGYQDFAELVVPELQRRGVYKTGYAKGTLREKIFGPGQARLPSSHPAARFRHHAAVEPQREPTSA; encoded by the coding sequence GTGTCCAAGCTCATCCAGGTCAATGGCTTTGCCATCTTCAGCCCGGTCCATCTCTCGCCGGGGCTGTGGCGCCATCCGGACGACCGCTCGCTTGATTTCTCCACGCTCGACTACTGGACCGACGTGGCGAAAATCCTCGAGGCCGGCAAGTTCGATTCCATCTTCATCGCCGACGGAATCGGGATCCACGACGTCTACGCCGGCACGGCCGATGCGGCGCTCAACACCGGCGCGCAGATCCCGAAGCTCGATCCGATGCTGCTGGTCTCCGCCATGGCCCACGTCACCGAGCATCTGGGCCTGGGGGTCACCGCTCCCGTCTCATACGAGCCCCCCTTCACCCTGGCGCGCCGCTTCTCGACATTGGATCATCTGAGCAAGGGGCGCATCGCCTGGAATATCGTCACGGGCTATTCCAACACGGCGTCGCGCGCGGTCGGCCGCGACAGCATCATGGCGCATGACCCGCGCTATGATCTTGCCGACGAATTCCTCGATGCCGTCTATGCGCTCTGGGAAGGCAGCTGGGACGATGAAGCCGTCGTCGTCGACCCGATCCGCGGTGTCATTGCGGACCCCTCGCGCATTCGCAAGGTCCATCACCACGGCGCGCACTTCAAGATCGATGCGATCCATCTGGTCCATCCCTCGCTGCAACGAACGCCCTTCCTGTTCCAGGCCGGCGCTTCCAACCGCGGCAAGGATTTTGCGGCCCGGCACGCGGAAGCGGTCTTCCTGGGCGAGCATTCGAAGGCCCCGACCGCGGCGAATGTCGCAGAAACCCGGGCCCGCGCGCGCGCGTTCGGTCGCGATGGCCGGGACATCCGCTTCTACGCCCTCCTGACCGTCATCGTCGGCGAGACCCATGCCGAGGCGGAAGCAAAGTACCGCGACTACCAGCGCTATATCGACCCAAAGGGCTCGCTCGCCCTGCTATCCGGCTGGACCGGGATCGACTTGTCCCGCTACAGCCTGGACGACCCGTTCCCGACGGTGAAGAAGGACAATGCCGTCACGTCGATGATCGACTCGTTCTCGCGCAGCGAGCGCCCCTGGACGATCCGCGAGATCATCGAGCACAACGGCATCGGCGGCCGCGGCCCCGTGATCGTGGGATCGCCGACCGAAGTCGCCGATCAGCTCCAGGCCTGGGTCGCCGAGACCGACATCGACGGCTTCAATCTCAGCTACGCCGTGACGCCCGGCGGCTACCAGGATTTTGCCGAGCTCGTCGTACCGGAGCTGCAACGGCGTGGTGTCTACAAGACCGGGTACGCCAAGGGCACCCTGCGCGAGAAGATATTCGGCCCCGGTCAGGCGCGGCTGCCGTCGTCGCATCCGGCGGCGCGCTTTCGCCATCACGCGGCGGTCGAACCGCAGCGCGAACCCACGTCCGCCTGA
- a CDS encoding acyl-CoA dehydrogenase family protein: MSFDLDTSNPHFAKAVDLREIFARDAAERDRAGGKPLEQLAHLKASGLLNLLIPQEFGGSGERWSTALKIVREFAKVDGALGHLYGYHFGSQHAVHLRGTTEQATDIFRRSAAGNWFWGNTANSFSKSLFGRKDSEGVVLDGFRPFTSGSHIANYLQVAWEDHETNVRGFAAIPANREGIRAENDWDGFGQRQTGSGRVTYTNVRVHRNEVLEHKPDGGRPYQTITPFLQQSTLLNVFVGSAQGALITARDYTRDKSRPWIHSGVEKHTDDPWIKRVYGELYTRVKAATLLADEAAATLDWVWSRGRDLTARERGEASVVIAGANAHAGEVALDVTSRIFEVMGARSTTIANGYDRFWRNVRIHTLHNPAEYKTRNVGSWFLTGAHPDPSAFQ, translated from the coding sequence ATGAGCTTTGATCTCGACACATCCAATCCGCATTTCGCCAAGGCCGTCGACCTGCGCGAGATCTTCGCCCGGGACGCCGCGGAGCGCGACCGCGCCGGCGGAAAGCCGCTTGAACAGCTGGCCCATCTCAAGGCCAGTGGCCTGCTCAATCTTCTGATCCCGCAGGAGTTCGGAGGCTCCGGCGAGCGCTGGTCAACCGCTCTCAAGATCGTCCGCGAATTCGCCAAGGTGGATGGCGCACTCGGTCATCTCTATGGCTATCATTTCGGCTCGCAGCATGCGGTGCATCTACGCGGCACCACGGAGCAGGCCACGGATATCTTCCGGCGGTCGGCGGCAGGCAACTGGTTCTGGGGAAACACCGCCAACAGCTTTTCGAAGAGCCTGTTCGGCCGCAAGGACAGCGAAGGGGTCGTCCTCGACGGCTTTCGTCCCTTCACGTCAGGGTCGCACATTGCCAACTATCTCCAGGTTGCTTGGGAGGACCACGAAACCAACGTGCGCGGCTTCGCCGCCATTCCAGCCAACCGCGAGGGCATCCGGGCTGAAAACGACTGGGACGGGTTCGGGCAGCGCCAGACCGGCAGCGGCCGCGTCACCTACACGAATGTCCGCGTCCATCGGAACGAAGTGCTTGAGCACAAGCCGGATGGCGGCCGCCCCTACCAGACCATCACGCCGTTCCTGCAACAATCCACGCTGCTGAATGTCTTCGTCGGCAGTGCGCAGGGCGCGCTGATCACCGCACGCGACTATACGCGCGACAAGTCTCGGCCTTGGATTCATTCCGGCGTCGAGAAACATACCGACGATCCCTGGATCAAGCGCGTCTACGGCGAGCTCTATACGCGCGTGAAGGCGGCGACGCTGCTCGCCGACGAGGCTGCGGCGACGCTCGACTGGGTGTGGTCGCGCGGCCGTGACCTGACAGCACGGGAACGCGGCGAGGCCTCTGTGGTGATCGCCGGCGCCAACGCTCATGCCGGTGAGGTTGCGCTGGATGTCACCAGCCGGATCTTCGAGGTGATGGGCGCGCGCTCCACCACGATCGCCAACGGCTATGACCGCTTCTGGCGCAACGTGCGCATCCACACGCTGCACAATCCCGCGGAATACAAGACGCGTAACGTCGGCAGCTGGTTTCTGACCGGCGCCCATCCCGATCCCTCTGCATTCCAGTAA
- a CDS encoding ABC transporter substrate-binding protein, with amino-acid sequence MNEPTRRQITKALLLTSGAIAGGLAPNPIRAAEEIKRGGTLNIVIQPEPPILVSLTHTAGPTTRVSPKVTEGLLTFDLDFNPRPQLATAWHIREDGLRYRFELRRGVKWHDGRDFTSADVAYSIELLRQHHPRGRGTLSSVREVLTPDPHIAEIVLDKPAPYLLAALTGSESPIVPRHVYEGSDPLANPNGRAPIGTGPFVFKEWKQGSHILLERNPNYWDPGKPYLDRVVIRFIADANARAVALETGEVHFAPDTPVPLGQIETLKANPNLVIETRGYDYQPIVYRLEFNLANPYFSRPEVRRAVAHAIDREAINRVVFYGWSKNAPAAISPALKQFHNPDIPRHDFDPKKAEAILDAAGLPRGPDGTRFKVFHDYMPYSETYQQLGAYTRQALANIGIGVTLRAQDVPTWFKRTYTNRDFDFMSNGMSHSFDPTVGVQRLYWSKNFKPGVPFSNGSGYSNPEVDRLLEAAAVESDPAKRRELFRAFQMIIATDLPDINLVTSANLTIANRKLRNHTATIDGPSANFADVWLEA; translated from the coding sequence ATGAACGAACCGACACGCCGACAGATTACCAAGGCGCTCCTGCTCACATCCGGAGCTATCGCCGGCGGTCTTGCGCCGAACCCCATCCGTGCGGCCGAGGAGATCAAGCGCGGCGGCACGCTGAACATCGTCATTCAGCCCGAGCCGCCGATTCTGGTCAGCCTCACCCACACCGCCGGGCCCACCACACGCGTCAGCCCGAAAGTCACGGAAGGACTGCTGACCTTCGATCTCGACTTCAATCCGCGGCCTCAATTGGCGACAGCCTGGCACATCAGGGAAGACGGGCTACGCTATCGGTTCGAGCTGCGGCGCGGCGTGAAGTGGCATGACGGACGGGACTTCACCTCGGCCGACGTCGCCTATTCCATCGAGCTTCTTAGGCAGCATCACCCGCGCGGCCGCGGCACCCTCTCTTCGGTACGGGAAGTCCTCACACCCGATCCGCATATTGCGGAGATCGTGCTCGACAAGCCGGCGCCGTATCTGCTGGCCGCGCTGACGGGCTCAGAATCGCCCATCGTGCCGCGGCATGTCTACGAGGGCTCTGATCCACTCGCCAATCCCAATGGCCGCGCGCCGATCGGGACCGGCCCTTTCGTCTTCAAGGAGTGGAAGCAAGGCAGCCACATCCTGCTGGAGCGCAATCCGAACTATTGGGATCCGGGCAAGCCGTATCTCGACCGCGTGGTCATCCGCTTCATTGCCGACGCCAATGCCCGCGCCGTTGCGCTTGAAACCGGAGAAGTTCACTTCGCGCCGGACACGCCGGTGCCGCTCGGGCAAATCGAGACGCTCAAGGCCAACCCCAACCTCGTGATCGAGACACGTGGCTACGACTACCAGCCGATCGTCTATCGGCTCGAGTTCAATCTCGCCAATCCCTATTTCTCGCGACCCGAGGTCCGTCGCGCCGTGGCGCACGCTATCGATCGCGAGGCCATCAATCGCGTCGTCTTCTATGGCTGGAGCAAGAATGCGCCCGCCGCCATCAGCCCCGCGCTGAAGCAGTTCCACAATCCGGATATCCCCCGGCACGACTTCGACCCGAAGAAAGCCGAAGCGATCCTCGACGCAGCAGGGCTGCCGCGCGGCCCCGACGGCACGCGCTTCAAGGTATTCCACGACTACATGCCCTATAGCGAGACTTATCAGCAGCTCGGCGCCTATACGCGCCAGGCGCTCGCCAATATCGGCATCGGCGTCACTCTGCGGGCGCAGGACGTGCCGACCTGGTTCAAGCGCACCTATACCAATCGCGACTTCGATTTCATGAGCAATGGGATGAGCCATTCCTTCGACCCCACGGTCGGCGTGCAGCGGCTCTACTGGTCAAAGAACTTCAAGCCCGGCGTGCCCTTCTCAAACGGCTCGGGCTACAGCAATCCAGAGGTCGACCGGCTGCTGGAAGCCGCCGCCGTCGAGAGCGATCCCGCCAAGCGGCGCGAGCTGTTCCGTGCCTTCCAGATGATCATCGCCACCGACCTGCCCGACATCAATCTGGTGACGAGCGCCAACCTGACGATCGCCAACCGCAAGCTGCGGAACCACACCGCGACCATCGACGGCCCGTCGGCGAACTTCGCCGACGTCTGGCTGGAGGCCTGA
- a CDS encoding ABC transporter substrate-binding protein produces MGINRRTFNRGMLASGAVTLLPSARTVAAEARPVSGGTLNWVYYPDPSAIIAINTSSGTGQSIGTKINEGLLAYDYDLNPRPVLATSWTISEDGKRYTFRLRPGVKWSDGKEFTSADVAFSIERLKIAHPRGRITFANVETIETPDALTAVIVLSKPAPYLITALAGAESPIVPKHIYTALKPDEQPKLEQTIGTGPFILREWVPGSHLLFVRNPNYWDAPKPYVDRLVLKVILDPAARAAALEAGEVDIGATPVPYGDIERFKRDKRFVVDTATYGYSGPQQQLFFNYDTQLLRDRRVRKAIAHAIDLKALVNVVFFGYALVSPSPVSTALPKFYDPKIQAWPFDPKAAEQLLDEAGIKRGAGGVRAKLRLTQNPFLPASLSDFLRNSLRQIGLDIEIQRYDLATYLNVVYRDRAFDLTAESLSNTFDPSLGIQRAYWSKNFRIGLPFSNAAHYDNAEVDQLLEAAAIEPNVEKRRDIWWKFQSTIHEEVASVDLVAAGGVIIANKKVRNFAPGGEGLNGSFADLWIDPSA; encoded by the coding sequence ATGGGGATCAATCGTCGAACGTTCAATCGCGGCATGCTCGCCTCCGGCGCCGTCACGCTGCTGCCTTCCGCGAGGACCGTTGCGGCGGAGGCGCGCCCGGTCTCGGGCGGTACGCTGAATTGGGTCTATTACCCCGATCCGTCGGCGATCATCGCGATTAATACGTCGTCCGGCACCGGCCAGTCGATCGGCACCAAGATCAACGAGGGGCTGCTGGCCTACGACTACGACCTCAATCCGCGGCCGGTGCTGGCGACATCCTGGACCATCAGCGAGGACGGGAAGCGTTACACGTTCCGGCTCAGGCCCGGCGTCAAATGGTCCGACGGCAAGGAATTCACCTCGGCCGACGTCGCGTTCTCGATCGAGCGCCTGAAGATCGCCCATCCGCGTGGCCGGATCACGTTCGCGAATGTCGAGACTATCGAAACACCTGATGCGCTGACGGCTGTGATCGTGCTGTCGAAGCCGGCGCCGTACCTCATCACGGCATTGGCGGGTGCGGAATCTCCGATCGTGCCGAAGCATATCTATACGGCGCTGAAACCGGACGAGCAGCCCAAGCTGGAACAGACGATCGGTACGGGCCCGTTCATCCTTCGCGAGTGGGTTCCCGGAAGCCATCTTCTGTTCGTCCGCAATCCCAATTATTGGGACGCGCCAAAACCCTATGTCGACCGCCTCGTGCTCAAGGTGATTCTCGATCCGGCCGCGCGGGCGGCGGCACTCGAGGCGGGAGAGGTCGATATCGGTGCGACCCCGGTGCCCTATGGCGACATCGAGCGGTTCAAGCGCGACAAGCGCTTCGTGGTCGATACCGCGACTTACGGCTATTCCGGCCCGCAGCAGCAGCTCTTCTTCAATTACGACACGCAGCTTTTGCGGGATCGCCGCGTGCGCAAGGCGATCGCTCACGCAATCGATCTGAAGGCGCTGGTGAACGTCGTCTTCTTTGGCTACGCGCTCGTTTCTCCGTCGCCGGTCAGCACGGCGCTGCCGAAGTTCTATGATCCCAAGATCCAGGCGTGGCCATTTGATCCGAAGGCAGCGGAACAGTTGCTGGACGAGGCCGGCATCAAGCGTGGCGCAGGTGGCGTCCGCGCCAAGTTGAGGTTGACGCAGAATCCGTTCTTGCCCGCAAGTCTCTCGGATTTCTTGCGCAATTCACTGCGCCAGATCGGTCTCGACATCGAGATTCAACGATACGATCTCGCGACCTACCTGAACGTCGTCTATCGCGATCGGGCATTCGACCTCACGGCCGAGAGCCTGTCGAACACGTTCGACCCGAGTCTCGGTATCCAGCGCGCGTACTGGTCGAAGAATTTCCGGATCGGGTTGCCGTTCTCGAATGCCGCGCATTACGACAACGCCGAGGTCGATCAGCTGCTGGAGGCCGCGGCGATCGAGCCGAACGTCGAGAAGCGCCGCGATATCTGGTGGAAGTTCCAGTCGACGATCCACGAGGAAGTTGCCTCCGTCGACCTTGTCGCCGCCGGAGGCGTGATCATCGCCAACAAGAAGGTCCGCAATTTCGCGCCGGGCGGGGAGGGGCTGAACGGCAGCTTCGCCGATCTGTGGATCGACCCGTCGGCGTGA
- a CDS encoding LLM class flavin-dependent oxidoreductase: protein MSRRKEKLSLGAFLLFTGHHVAAWRSPEASDSQSLADFVQFARIAEDAKFDAIFLADMVGVRVDRIEGASHKAHSGVYPFEPLTLLSALAAVTSRIGLVATVSTSYSEPFNVARQFGSLDRLSGGRSGWNLVTSTEASAALNFNHDGLVAHAERYARAEEFADVVLGLWDSWDHDAFERDRASGRYFDPDKLHLLNHQGRHFRVRGPLNIPPSPQGRPVLVQAGSSGPGKELAARTAEAIFTAQQTLEDAVSFYSDVKGRLHKYGRDADELKILPGIFPVVAETESEAKEKFDELQSLILPQVGLDLLAGFLGAPEIVHADPNGPIPALKETEGGKSRQALLLELARREGLTVRDLYLRIAGARGHWQLVGTPVQIADQLEERFQNYGADGFNIMAPTLPGGLTDFIRLVVPELRRRGLFRDEYEGTTLRDHLGLRRPQPARRSAAEAAE from the coding sequence ATGTCGCGTCGCAAGGAGAAGCTGTCTCTCGGCGCCTTTCTGCTGTTCACCGGTCACCACGTCGCTGCGTGGCGCTCGCCGGAGGCCTCCGACAGCCAGTCTTTAGCGGATTTCGTGCAGTTCGCCCGGATCGCAGAGGACGCCAAGTTCGACGCCATTTTTCTGGCGGACATGGTCGGCGTACGAGTCGATCGCATCGAAGGCGCCAGCCACAAGGCCCACAGTGGGGTGTATCCGTTCGAGCCGCTCACGCTGCTGTCGGCGCTCGCTGCCGTTACATCCCGGATTGGTCTCGTCGCCACGGTTTCGACCAGCTACAGCGAGCCGTTCAACGTCGCGCGGCAATTCGGCTCGCTCGATCGTTTGAGCGGCGGTCGATCCGGCTGGAATCTCGTCACATCGACAGAGGCTTCGGCCGCGTTGAACTTCAATCATGACGGCCTCGTCGCCCACGCCGAGCGCTATGCCCGGGCGGAAGAGTTCGCCGACGTGGTTCTCGGTCTGTGGGACAGCTGGGATCACGATGCCTTTGAGCGCGACCGCGCAAGCGGTCGCTATTTCGATCCCGACAAGCTGCACCTCCTCAACCATCAGGGGCGGCACTTTAGGGTGCGCGGCCCCCTCAATATCCCGCCGTCGCCGCAGGGGCGCCCGGTCCTGGTGCAGGCAGGCTCGAGCGGACCCGGCAAGGAGCTGGCGGCGCGAACGGCGGAAGCCATCTTCACTGCGCAGCAGACGCTCGAAGACGCCGTCTCATTCTATTCCGACGTCAAGGGCAGGCTCCACAAATATGGCCGGGACGCGGACGAGTTGAAAATTCTGCCTGGCATCTTTCCCGTTGTGGCGGAGACCGAAAGCGAAGCGAAGGAGAAGTTCGACGAATTGCAGTCGCTCATCCTGCCTCAGGTCGGGCTCGATCTGCTCGCCGGCTTCCTCGGTGCGCCCGAGATCGTTCATGCCGATCCGAACGGCCCCATTCCGGCCCTCAAGGAGACCGAGGGCGGCAAGAGCAGGCAAGCGCTCCTGCTCGAGCTGGCACGCCGGGAAGGACTGACGGTTCGCGATCTCTATCTCCGCATCGCCGGCGCGCGGGGGCACTGGCAACTGGTCGGAACGCCCGTGCAGATCGCGGACCAGCTCGAGGAGCGCTTCCAGAATTACGGGGCCGATGGTTTCAACATCATGGCGCCGACCCTGCCGGGCGGTCTGACCGACTTCATCCGGCTGGTGGTCCCCGAGTTGCGCCGCCGCGGCCTGTTCCGCGACGAGTACGAGGGAACGACCTTGCGCGACCACCTCGGCCTGCGCCGCCCTCAGCCGGCGCGCCGATCCGCGGCTGAGGCCGCCGAATAA
- a CDS encoding ABC transporter substrate-binding protein, giving the protein MIGIRTLFRHLLAGAGLLIAASSPGSAADTITVRIGFASVGSDNRQFSGGSSAGVAHSEHYLDREFSDRPDVKIEWFFFKGAGPAVNEAFANNQLDFAIQGDLPEIIGRANGLKTKILLASGAHAPIYLAVPVGSPVRKVADLRGKKVSIFRGTNNHLAAVKVLAGNGLQEKDVQVINMDTATTNAALTSKDIDAAFGNFPLAGLAEKNIVEIIYTTKGDNPAYERHSTLIGQEAFIKAHPDVTQKIVSAIVKAARWSSEEANREAFFEFSARTGFPASGYRFDFSNQELKYRNTPIVDASIIESYRVQAKQAKEFGLLRRDVDIDGWFDRSFLDAALKQQGLVGYWQEYDASGKPLAAGQ; this is encoded by the coding sequence ATGATCGGAATACGCACGCTGTTCCGCCATTTGCTCGCGGGAGCAGGACTCTTGATCGCGGCGTCGTCGCCGGGCTCGGCCGCCGATACGATCACGGTCAGGATCGGGTTTGCCTCGGTCGGCTCGGATAACCGCCAGTTCTCGGGCGGTTCATCCGCCGGGGTCGCGCACTCCGAGCACTATCTGGATCGCGAGTTCAGTGACCGGCCGGATGTGAAGATCGAATGGTTCTTCTTCAAGGGGGCCGGTCCGGCGGTCAACGAAGCCTTCGCCAACAACCAGCTCGATTTTGCGATCCAGGGCGATCTGCCGGAGATCATCGGCCGGGCGAACGGCTTGAAGACGAAGATTCTGCTGGCGTCGGGCGCGCATGCGCCGATCTATCTCGCGGTGCCCGTGGGCTCGCCGGTCCGCAAGGTCGCGGATCTGCGTGGCAAGAAGGTCTCGATCTTCAGGGGCACCAACAATCACCTTGCCGCCGTGAAGGTGCTCGCCGGCAACGGCCTTCAGGAGAAGGATGTGCAGGTGATCAACATGGACACCGCGACGACCAATGCCGCGTTGACCTCCAAGGATATCGATGCCGCCTTCGGCAATTTCCCGCTGGCGGGCCTCGCCGAGAAGAACATCGTCGAGATCATCTATACGACCAAGGGCGACAACCCGGCCTATGAGCGCCATTCCACGCTGATCGGGCAGGAGGCCTTCATCAAGGCGCATCCTGATGTCACGCAGAAGATCGTCTCTGCGATCGTGAAGGCCGCGCGCTGGTCGTCGGAGGAAGCCAATCGGGAAGCTTTCTTCGAGTTCTCGGCGCGTACCGGCTTTCCGGCCTCGGGCTACAGGTTTGACTTCTCAAATCAGGAGCTGAAGTACCGTAACACGCCGATCGTCGATGCCTCGATCATCGAGAGCTACCGGGTGCAGGCAAAGCAGGCAAAGGAGTTTGGCCTCCTGCGTCGAGACGTCGACATCGACGGATGGTTCGATCGCTCGTTCCTCGATGCGGCGCTCAAGCAGCAGGGATTGGTGGGCTATTGGCAGGAATACGATGCGAGCGGCAAGCCGCTGGCGGCAGGACAATGA
- a CDS encoding ABC transporter ATP-binding protein, with protein MTALAQVEPALSASADRSGARLDIRNVSKSFVVNGAAVEALKDVSLDVAAGEFVVLLGPSGCGKSTLLRLVAGLDRDFRGSISQDGEPVAGTSLDRGIVFQEPRLFPWATVTQNIALGLKNAPLSERAKRETIAAHISLVGLDGFAEAYPHQLSGGMAQRAAIARGLVNRPRLLLLDEPFGALDALTRARLQLELQRIWAHEKISMILVTHDVDEAVLLGDRIIVLAPRPGRVARIFDVTVPRPRSRSSDDLVRTRNEILRTLGEGDGGTVAQGLPSGADA; from the coding sequence ATGACCGCGTTGGCGCAGGTCGAACCGGCTTTATCTGCGAGCGCCGATCGGAGTGGCGCTCGTCTGGACATTCGCAATGTGTCGAAATCGTTCGTCGTCAACGGCGCAGCGGTCGAGGCGTTGAAGGACGTGTCGCTGGATGTTGCAGCAGGTGAGTTCGTGGTCCTGCTCGGCCCGAGCGGATGCGGAAAATCGACCCTGCTGCGGCTCGTCGCCGGGCTCGATCGCGATTTTCGCGGAAGCATCAGCCAGGATGGCGAGCCGGTTGCGGGGACCAGCCTCGATCGCGGCATCGTGTTCCAGGAGCCGCGGTTGTTCCCATGGGCAACGGTCACCCAGAATATCGCCCTCGGTCTCAAGAATGCGCCGCTCAGCGAGCGCGCGAAAAGGGAAACGATTGCGGCACATATCTCGCTGGTCGGCCTGGACGGGTTTGCGGAGGCCTACCCACACCAGCTTTCCGGCGGCATGGCGCAACGGGCGGCCATCGCCCGCGGTCTCGTCAACCGTCCGCGGTTGCTTCTGCTCGACGAGCCGTTCGGTGCGCTTGATGCATTGACGCGCGCGCGGCTCCAGCTCGAGCTTCAGCGCATCTGGGCCCATGAGAAGATCAGCATGATCCTCGTGACCCATGATGTCGACGAGGCCGTGCTGCTCGGCGATCGCATCATCGTGCTCGCGCCCCGACCGGGCCGGGTTGCACGCATCTTCGATGTGACGGTCCCGCGGCCAAGATCCCGGAGCAGTGACGACCTTGTCCGTACCCGCAACGAAATCTTGAGGACGCTCGGCGAAGGCGATGGTGGCACGGTCGCGCAAGGGCTCCCGAGCGGAGCAGACGCATGA
- a CDS encoding ABC transporter permease: MTDAAIRTSAGPRASWHLALRRIVSGSAGQAVLWRLAAFGWLLVLPAVALPIWIIGTDRGWLAEQILPRPGDVLHTLRDMVVSGELAQHAGYSLRRVAYGFVVGAGAGLVVGSAMGLSRRVDEYVRPLFTAIAQVPALAWIPLAMLLLGIGEGLKIVVIAKAAFVPVVMNTSAGIANVPKAFVEVGETFRFTPLQMLRHIVLPGAVPPIFTGLRYGLTHAWIALVSVELLASSEGLGYLLVWGRQMFWLDTVLVAMIVIGVIGFVSDKALAIVEARLQRWRIDRVR, from the coding sequence ATGACCGACGCCGCAATTCGAACCTCAGCCGGCCCACGCGCCTCATGGCATCTTGCTCTTCGCCGCATCGTCTCCGGTTCTGCGGGGCAGGCGGTGTTGTGGCGTCTAGCGGCCTTCGGTTGGCTGCTGGTGTTGCCGGCGGTGGCCCTCCCGATCTGGATCATCGGGACGGATCGTGGCTGGCTGGCGGAACAGATCCTGCCGAGGCCAGGCGACGTCCTGCATACGCTGCGGGACATGGTCGTGAGCGGAGAGCTCGCGCAGCATGCCGGCTACAGTTTGCGGCGTGTCGCTTATGGCTTCGTTGTCGGCGCGGGTGCAGGCCTCGTAGTCGGTTCCGCCATGGGCCTGTCGCGCCGCGTGGACGAGTATGTGCGGCCGCTGTTCACGGCGATCGCGCAGGTGCCGGCGCTTGCCTGGATCCCGCTGGCGATGTTGCTGCTCGGTATCGGCGAGGGGCTCAAGATCGTGGTGATCGCCAAGGCGGCGTTCGTGCCCGTCGTCATGAACACCAGCGCAGGCATTGCCAACGTGCCGAAGGCGTTCGTCGAGGTCGGCGAGACCTTTCGCTTCACGCCGTTACAGATGTTGCGCCATATCGTGCTGCCGGGAGCGGTGCCGCCGATCTTCACCGGCCTGCGCTACGGCCTGACCCATGCCTGGATCGCGCTGGTCAGCGTGGAGCTGCTGGCCTCGTCCGAAGGGCTGGGCTATCTCCTGGTCTGGGGCCGCCAGATGTTCTGGCTCGACACGGTGCTGGTCGCGATGATCGTCATTGGCGTCATCGGCTTTGTCAGCGACAAGGCGCTGGCGATAGTGGAAGCCCGGCTGCAACGCTGGCGGATCGATCGTGTCCGATAG
- a CDS encoding ABC transporter permease has product MLWEFASHSGLVNRQFLPPLEHVGVSFWEELRSGELTQSLAASLRRDLLGFALGSGIGILVGLLLGLSRIADRIFTTWFNGLKQIALLAWIPLISLWFGFDETAKIVFIALAAAIPVILNLVEGVHATSEKLVEVGDVFRFNRLQFVVYVYFPAALPSLLTGLHLALIYAWLATIGAEYFMAAGPGIGGLIIAGRERFDMDLVMLGILVVGTVGFVIDRGAAWLERRLIPWRKE; this is encoded by the coding sequence GTGCTCTGGGAGTTCGCAAGCCATTCCGGCCTCGTGAACCGGCAGTTTCTGCCGCCACTCGAGCACGTCGGAGTCAGTTTCTGGGAGGAGTTGCGCAGTGGCGAGCTCACCCAGTCGCTTGCGGCCAGCCTGCGCCGAGATCTGCTGGGATTTGCGCTCGGCTCTGGCATCGGTATCCTGGTCGGACTGTTGCTCGGCCTGTCCCGCATTGCCGATCGCATCTTCACGACGTGGTTCAATGGACTGAAGCAGATAGCTTTGTTGGCCTGGATTCCGTTGATCTCACTGTGGTTCGGGTTCGACGAGACCGCCAAGATCGTGTTCATCGCGCTGGCGGCGGCGATACCGGTCATTCTCAATCTCGTCGAGGGCGTGCATGCGACCTCGGAAAAGCTGGTCGAAGTCGGCGACGTCTTTCGCTTCAATCGCCTCCAGTTCGTCGTCTACGTCTATTTTCCGGCCGCGTTGCCCTCGCTTCTGACGGGTCTCCACCTCGCGCTCATCTACGCGTGGCTCGCCACGATCGGCGCCGAATACTTTATGGCGGCTGGGCCCGGCATCGGTGGGCTCATCATCGCGGGCCGCGAGCGTTTCGACATGGACCTGGTCATGCTCGGCATCCTGGTTGTGGGCACGGTGGGCTTCGTCATCGACCGGGGCGCGGCATGGCTCGAACGGAGACTCATTCCGTGGCGCAAGGAATAG